The genomic segment AGAAAAAGCTGTGGCATTAGATCCTGTAGTACCATATATATATAATAATTTAGGTATAGCTTATGAAAATTTAGGAAATTTAGATAAAGCTTATGAGAGTTATAAAAAAGCTTTAGAAATTGATTCTGAATATAAAAAAGCAAAAGACAATCTTAATAGAATTGAACAAAAATTATAATTTAAAGGAGGAAAAATCAATGGCTGAAAAAGGAAGAGTGTTTTTAGAAAGATTACCTAAAGATGGAGATTTAGAAGAGGAAATTACAAAATTTATTAAAAAAAATAATATTGAAAAAGGAATTGTTAAAGCTATTGGAGCTGTATCAGAGGCTAAAATAGGCTATTATAATCAGGAAGAAGAGGAATATGAATATACTAAATTAAATCAACATTTAGAAATTGTTAGTTTATTAGGAAATATTTCTATTCTTGATGGTGAGCCAATGGTTCATGCTCATATTGCTTTAGCAGATGATGAAGGCAAAACTTATGGTGGACATTTAGCTGAAGGTACTAAAATTTTTGCCACAGAACTTTATGTTGAAGAAATAAAAGGTGAAAAAAAGATAAGAACTAAAGATAAAGAAACTAATTTAACTCTTTGGTAAAATATATTCAACCACTCCCTTTATTTTATTTGGGAGTGGTTTGAAATTTGGAGAGGAATGATATTATGAAAAAAATATTTGTTTTAGATACTAATGTTTTATTAATGGATCCCAGAGCTATTTTTTCCTTTGAAGAACATGATGTAGTTATACCTCTTCCAGTAGTTGAAGAAATTGATGATCAAAAATCTAAAAATACTGATATCGGTTATAATGCTAGAGAAACTTCTAGACTTTTAGATAATTTAAGAGAAAAAGGTAATCTAAGTAAAGGAGTGGAATTGGAAGAAGGTGGTAGTCTTAGAATTGTTATAAATGGAAAAGATTTAATACTACCTAAAGGTTTAAGTTCAACAAAAATGGACAATCGAATTATATCAACTGCTATTCATTTACAGCGTGATAATCCAAATAGAGAAGTTATTTTAGTATCTAATGATATTAATTTAAGAATAATTGCTGATGCTTTTGAAATAAAAGCTGAAGAGCATAAAGCTGATAGAATTGATGAAGAAAATTTAATTACTGGTTTTTTAGATATTAATGTAAGTAAAAATTTAATTGACAAATTTTATAATGATAATGAATTAAAAAGAAAAGAATTTGATGCAAATGAAGAGATAGAATTAACCTATAATGACTTTATACAATTATCAGCTAATGATGGTACATCTACTGCTTTAGGTAGATATGATGGTGAGAAAATTGTGTCTTTAATATTTTCTAAAGCACATCCATCTGGAATTACTCCATTAAATCGAGAACAAAAATTTGCTTTTGAGTTATTATTAAATGATGAAATACAATTAGTCACAATTTCCGGTAAGGCTGGTACAGGTAAAACTTTACTTGCCCTTGCAGCTGGATTATCAAAAGTAGTAAATGAAGGTAAATATAAGAGATTATTAGTTGCTAGACCAGTGATTCCTATGGGGAAAGATATGGGATATTTACCAGGTTCTATAGAAGAAAAACTACAACCCTGGATGCAACCAATTTATGACAATTTGGAATTTATTTTAAGTCAAAACAAAAATTCTGATTATACTTATGATCAATTGATTGAAGAAGACCTTATGCAGTTAGAAGCTTTAACTTATATAAGAGGAAGATCAGTTCCAGATCAATTTATTATTGTTGATGAAGCTCAAAATCTTTCTCAACATGAAGTGAAAACTATAGTTACTAGAGCAGGTAAAGGTTCTAAGATAATTTTTACTGGTGATCCTT from the Halanaerobiales bacterium genome contains:
- a CDS encoding PPC domain-containing DNA-binding protein, which translates into the protein MAEKGRVFLERLPKDGDLEEEITKFIKKNNIEKGIVKAIGAVSEAKIGYYNQEEEEYEYTKLNQHLEIVSLLGNISILDGEPMVHAHIALADDEGKTYGGHLAEGTKIFATELYVEEIKGEKKIRTKDKETNLTLW
- a CDS encoding PhoH family protein, with the protein product MKKIFVLDTNVLLMDPRAIFSFEEHDVVIPLPVVEEIDDQKSKNTDIGYNARETSRLLDNLREKGNLSKGVELEEGGSLRIVINGKDLILPKGLSSTKMDNRIISTAIHLQRDNPNREVILVSNDINLRIIADAFEIKAEEHKADRIDEENLITGFLDINVSKNLIDKFYNDNELKRKEFDANEEIELTYNDFIQLSANDGTSTALGRYDGEKIVSLIFSKAHPSGITPLNREQKFAFELLLNDEIQLVTISGKAGTGKTLLALAAGLSKVVNEGKYKRLLVARPVIPMGKDMGYLPGSIEEKLQPWMQPIYDNLEFILSQNKNSDYTYDQLIEEDLMQLEALTYIRGRSVPDQFIIVDEAQNLSQHEVKTIVTRAGKGSKIIFTGDPYQIDNPYLNLYKNGLTYLAHKFHNQEIAGHIMLQKGERSPLAKIASDLL